The genomic interval CTGTGGTCTTGCGCCCTGGATCGCAATGAGCGTGAACACTTTCTGTACGGCGGAGACCTGCGAGGTGGAGTTTATATCTACGACATGCGGTTTCCCGAGAACATTCTCTGCGAGTTCCAAGCCGAAGGTGAGTGCCACGAATCTGCCAACGTTAATTCCCGCCTAAAGCACTTACTCATTTCTTACAGATAACTTTAGTCCTGTGATACACATAGTTCCTGTGCCACCAAATAAGGTTTTTACGAGCGGTGGCTTCCTGGTCTGCCAGCTGACAGCCCTCACATTTTACGAGTACGCCGCGGCCAGTGATACGGCCGTGCCCACTCGACTAAATGTGGAGGGACCCTTTCTATCCATGCAGTACGATGTCGTGCAGGACACGGTGCTCATATCAGCCCGATCCAATCCCAATTTTCCCCAGTCTCGCTTCATACTTGGCCGACTGGACAAGATAGATGGAACGCCCGTGCTGAAGGTCAAGGCCACCATATATGGATCGAAGGCCACACCAATTATGACGCGACCGACCCAACTGGGCGTCGAGGATAATACCTTGGTGGTGGGCTATCTGCAGGACAGTAAGCAGCTAATGATGCATGATGTGCGGCGGGAGGAGCGAGTGCAAACAATGCCGGTCAACGAGGTGATCTACGACATTTGTCCAGTCGCCACCCAGGCCGGGTCCTACTTGGCCGCCCTTACCGACAATAAGTGTAGAGTTTACAAAGCTAACAGTTCCATGCGATGATATATGTCTGCATTATTTTCCATGAAAATACCCAAAGTTGTGTTTTCTTTTAGCTGATTTCTGTGAAATATGTGACTGCTGATATAAACGAGCTTGTAGGCTAAgttattagttttaaatttttcattgtttccgtttattaaacatttgtcAACCTTAAGATTCGCGTACAAGATTAATCTGAACATAAATCTATATTGTGTACTCCATGTTCTTGTTTTTGATTcttgatttcaatttttgaatGCTCAAAGTCTGTTGTGGATAAGTCTTGTATAAAACAATAGAAAATGTTGGTTCgattaataatatacatataaagcTATACAAAAATGTGTTATCCGTACAATATccgatttatatatatgcgtaATTATAGATACTCCTAAATGAATTGTGGAAATGAACGAATGATTAAATAGATGTCTAAATTCATTCCTGCCAGTCTCCGAAGTGTTTGCAACACTTCAAACTTTTGGAAAAGTTCCTTCCTTGCAACGAGTTTTGCGTTTTGAGCTGCACACGCTAGTCGGGATTGAAGGCAACCCGGTCCAGCGTTTGCAAGCCCAAGTAAATCTTAATGAATTCGGTTTGCTTCTCTGGAGTCTTGAGttttgtaaaattctatcaaAAAATGTTCGTCGTTGGTCGTTTGcgggttttttgtttttttggtaaatcaaAAACCTCTGTGGCATTTACTCCTATAAAGTTGTATATGGtttatagtatagtatatagaTTAGTGTGTTGGATAGTTGAAAGACGCAGATCTATACTTTTTAagtataattttgtatattttgtgatgttttatttgtgtttttgctgtttgtgtCAGTGTGGTTTTGTGTTCGTTAATGTTAAGATTAGAGAATACGTACTCGTGTGAAGAAACGTATGGAGTCAGCATAACTTAAGACTTTCAACTTAAACTGTACGAGAACTAAATATCCGttacacatatttatatatatataaacattagATTAACTTATGCTAAACTAAACACGAAGCGAAGTCGGGAAGTATAAGCTTTGATTAGGTGCTCGGTTAGtatcaaatttaaagaaatcGAATGTCGATTTAAAGTCCAATAGCTAAAGTAATTTACACTTATTGGAGTCTAAATCGATTTGTGAAGatgactttaaatttaatagaAACTGAGGGCGTAACAAAGCTGAATGAGATAATCGATCCCAGGCGGATCAGGACAGGTGAGAAAGTTTAGAAGCGAGGGGATATCTTTTGGGATTTTGGTTTGCTTAATCGACGCGCGCATACCGCGGCACAATATCCTTGCTGATCCAGTAGTTGCAGGGCAAGTAGTCCTCTTCCGGCTGCGCATCCTGGCCAACATTGATGACCCGGCGGTTCGGGACGAACGACTGCACCGTGCCATGGGAGACATAGTAGTAGAATAGCTGCTGCATGGCCGACACGAAGCGGCGCTGCTCTACGGTGTGCGGCTCATAGCGACCGAGAATGGCCTGGACATCGGCGTCCACGGTGGCCAGCTGGTCGGCTCCCTCGCCTTGGGTGACGACATAGAACGGCACGCTGGGCTGTTGTCTCGCATTCGTGAGCAGCGGGCAAACGCTGCGAATGTCCGAAATGATGGAAACCAGCGACGCATAGCTACTGGCATTGTACTTCTCGATAACCTCATCGGTGAGGCCCAAAGCTCCAATCTGCGAGTTCTCTAGATAAGCACGCACCTCCTCGCGCGTCCAGTTCGCATGCAATTCGCGCAGTTTCTCGGTGTGCGCCTCATGCGCAGTGGCGCCCATAACCAGCACCGGCTTGTCGTTGCCCTGTTCGCGCTTCCAGGTATCCGAAGGATGTTCAAAGACCACATCACCATCGAGAACCAACCACTCGTGACGGCTGCCGCTGGCATTCGCCTCCTGCGGTTGTGGCAGATCCACGGGGAAGTGCAGCCAGGTGTCGGGAGTGGCGGCCCAAAGGCGCTCGCTGGACGCTTCACGCAGGCACTCGATATCAGCGCATTCCAGGGTGGCCATCAGCTGCTCGTTCAGTTTACCGGACTCGCTCAATGGTTTTCCAGGCAGAATTGCTGATCCAGACGAGGCCCAAGCCCTGGTGTACAGACCCTTGACCTTCTGCGAGTTAACTAACAGAGTAACCAGAGTGGCTCCGGCCCGATGACCCAGCAAGGTGACGGATTTCGGGTCGCCACCAAAGTGGACAATGTTCAACTTGATCCAGTTCAGCACGGCGATGATATCCGTGAGCGCATAGTTTCCAGAAGTTGGCGGATGTGCCTCCTTGGTCAAGGCGTCGAGGGCGAGGAAGCCGAAGACACCCAAACGGAAATTGGGACGCACAAAGATCACATCGTGCGACCGAGAGTAGCGCGCCGATGGACGGAGAATACCCGGCGAAGGACCAGCCAAGGATTCTGCGCCAATCAGAACGACCACTGGCAGGGGGTTGTTGTATCGCACATGGGGAGTGACCACGTCAAGGTAGAGGCAATCCTCGTCGCCAACAGTGGTGCCATTGCCCAATCGCTGCGTGCACACCACACTGCTGTTGTGCGTTGGCAGGGTATCATTCCAGCACATATTGATGTCATCGATCAGTTCAGCAGGCTTCCATCTCAGTCTGTCCACAGGTGGCTTGGCATAGGGAATACCACGGAAGGCAAAGGCTCCATCTTCCTTAACGCCCTCCACGGGTCCGCACCCCGTCACTGCCAATATGTAGCGTCCTTCCCGCAGCGGCGGCGAAGTCAAGGTCTCGTGGGTTAGCACATAACCAATTACGCCCAACAGGAGCACAAATAGCAGGATGCCAAACACAATCAGGGCATCGTCCACACTGCACTTGTAGCCACGCAGACGGGTTAGCAAGGAGACGGGCCGAttttgctcctcctcctcggcggCCAGTTTTTCCTCCGCCGCCAGCTTTTCGTCCTTCAGCTCGCCCTTCAGATCCTCGGTACCGTTGGTCTTGACGGGAGCCCGATCCACTGTGTCTTGATCCTTGAGGGAATCGTCGAGGGTCTCCATCGAGGCCAGACCGGCCTTGCCCAAGCCCAGCTCCACATCATCGTTGCTCTTCTTTTTCGGTATCATGTTCGCGATTGGCAGCTTGATGGCGTTCAGAAGTCCACGCTTTGGTGGTGCATCGGAGGCGTCTTCAGCGGGCGTAGCTTCAGCTGTGGCTTCTGCAAAAACGATAAAGgattttttagaaaattttttttatgaaatctGTTCTATGACTTGATAGAACAAGAAATACGAAATACGTTTGCGTATTctataatattaaatgtgcTTACCAGACTTGGCATCTGCGTCTCCGTTGACCAGCTGCTTCTTCTCCTTCTCGGCGGATGGCTTGCGGGCAAAGAAGCTGCGCAGGCGTTCTCCCAGTCCTGGGCGAGATTTCTGTTCGTCCTTGCCAGAGCTGGTGGCGGCATCTCCATTGGCCTCCTTATCCTTGTCCTCTTCCTTCTCCTTTTCGAGCAGCTCGCCCTCGGCGCCATCACCCTCTGCCTTGGGCTTGTTTTTCATGAAGAAACCGGGCAGTTTGAGTCCTCCGATCGGGATCTTTTTGGGCTTGACCTCGCGCTCCTCCTTGCTTATCTTTTTGTCTTCGGCGCCTTCTGGTTTTGTGCCATTTTCGGCGGGAATATCGATAATCTCTTCTCCATTTCCTGGTTTGGATTGCGCTGATTCAgcattttcgatttttttctcGGCCACTGGTGATGACTTCTTGCCGGCATTTGGAGAGGATGGTTTGGAGGTCTGCGGACTGGGTGTTTTCTCCTTGCTCTCCTCTTTTTTGTCCAACATTTTGTCCGTTTCCTTGGGCTCCTCCAGCGCCTCTTGCTGGGCGGCTGACGTCTCAGTGGGCGGGGTTTCCTTCTCTTCGAGTTCGCCCATATTGTCGATGAATCAAGATCGTTTAGAGAACTCTGCGAGAAttctgtaaaaaaaaataaaaaaacgtaTTTGGTTAGTTTATATTTTGGATTCAGAGTCCTCTGAGGAAAATACCTTGACTTAGTtgagtaaaaaaaataactaagtTACACTTTGGTTCGGGTTTGAAGTGACTTTTTAGGGATCTGCGATCTAGGATCTATCACGATCGGTGGCTGAAATTCTTCTAGCTGCCGCTTCCAGCTGCACAAGACTTTTATACGATTCCGGCAGAAATTCCTAGCGTAAGGACGAGCAGCTGATCCTGACACATGGCAGCGCATGCTGCTCGCTCTCCTTTGTCCTTGCACAATTGCTCGAGGGTTTTCCTCGCCCTCTCCCTTTCTCTACCTGAATCTCTAGCTTAAAATCCTACCTGGAAAATGCTGTCCCCCTCAGGTAGGCCGTGGAAAATCTGCTCGTATTTCCCTCAACATATCCTGGCAACGTGGCACTTTTTTCGGGGCGGGAAGACCGCAAATTTATTAAGCGAGCACATCCAGCTGCGTACCCATCATTTTTGATCCGTTGCCCGTACCGGATTCCTTCCTTCTTACACTTTTTTCTAGAGGTCATAGATTTCCCTGTTTGGTACGTGCGCCTGGTCGCTTTTCACACGTCCCGCGTTCTCGGAAAAACGTTCTTAATTAGCGAAAAACTATAAAACCAACGTGGAATGCATTCAAGGACATTTGACATGTCCTTTGCATCATTATGCTAAAAACGCCGTTCGCAGCGGGATTGCAGTAGCAAATCACGTCCAGACTAATTGACCGCACCAGAAAGTGCCAAAAGTCATGAGAATTTTCTTTCTCAAAACCATCTTACGCTGACTTTGCCTGACTTTTTTAATGAGCCAGCCGCACATTCGAATGACATTAGCCAAGAGACATGAAAAAATCGTGATCATTTAAACAACATTTGGGTTTCTAGGAGCAAATGACTCAAGCTAAAGTACAGCTCATAAGTCTTCTTTATAAGTATCTTTTAAATCATCAAGTATTGAATGcaatacttttaaaatgtattataagTAATATAATTGCCCAATTCTAAATTAAGATGATCTGAGTTTCTTAGAAACCCTATACATGATCGACCTGCATCGCTTATCACTCCAAGTGAAATGAGTTCAAATATTAATCTCAATTTTGTCCCTCTGACCCACTGAATCTACAACTAGCCCTGTCATCGACTATTACTGCACTGCCTGTCCATTGAACTGGTTCCTCATTATTTCCCCATCGGGGAGCATTACGAGTCCATTACTCGCACGCATCGAGTGgaaactaaaaaccaaaaaccaaacccaaagAGGCGACATGGAAGATGTGGCGAAGGAAAAACGATGCCAAGTCGCGACCTCTGTCATGTAAATCAACCgaaattccattaaaatgtGAACTTAAAGTTCAAATTGCGTTGCGTGCCATAATCTGGCATCATTATCAGTTCATTCCCGGGTTTTTCCCGCTTTCGGGCGATTTGGTCAACTGGAAGAGTGACACCGCCGGGGGAagcacaaaatgaaaatgtggaaaatcgAAAGCAACTCGACAATGTTGCGTATCGAAAGTGAAAAGAGTGTCACACATGGTTCTAAAGAGTTCGACTAGTGGGGATAGTGGAGGCAGCAAGGCGACGCATTACAATCCAATTGAATCGGATTTCAAAGTATTACCACGACGGGCGGCGGGAAAGGGCGGAGATAAGTTGTCTGGCCAAAGTGGAGAAGAGTCATGGGGCCAGAGGCATATAAGCCTCCCTGTTGTTCttgctacatatatatacatatatagtactCGTTCTATTCCTCCTCTGAAGAAGCAGACGCAGAAGCAGGTCAAAGTAATTACAGTTCACTGGAACTGGAGTATCTGGGGGCAGTATCTTCAATGTGCATCTTAATAGCGCGCACTGAAAGTCTTGACACGTTGATAAGTCGTAGGATTTGGATTGAGATCATTCTGGCAACAAGTAATCAAATCTTTATTGTCTAACTTTCTATTGCATATCTTTACGGACAGCTCACTAAAAAATTTCGTTTCAAGctaatataaatttaagttttccTACCAGTCCAAGTTTATATAGCAAAAACGCCACAGACACATTCCTCATAGCGATCATTGTTAATTAGCTGAGAAATGTCTGTTCTTCAATGGTTGTTGGTGGGGGGTCAAGCAAACAAAGTTGACGCACCCAAAACGCAATGAAACGCGCTAAAAGGGAAAATTGCTCCATGTCGCCAAGTCACGCAGTCCGACATATTATTCGCCCCATTCTCCTGTTCTCGATTCTTTGGGCCGCATATGAGCGGCCTGTAATTGGTCTTGGCTCgtaaattaaatcaaattcgAGACTTGCGTTTGACATGCAATTCGACTTCCTTCTCATAGCCAACACCCCGCGACcctgtttccttttttattatcCCTGGATTTTATTCCGTTTTCTCGCTTTTAGTGCTACACATGGAAATGGCCGTTAAAACATTAACAATTGACCACAACATGTTTGGAGATACTCCAGCCAAGGGAGCAGTGCACAGTGGAACCAAATCAGGcgaaaagtaataaaaaatatagaataGAATATACAGAATTTTTTTATAGTTCTTCAAACGCAGTCTATaactttatttgatttgattcaaAAATTACAGggtatttataaaaaaaggcaagtcttttgtttgccacCACTGTTTTGAAATCCTACCAGATTATCCTGCCGCATGAGCAACCAAAAAGTTGGCCCAACTAACCACCAAAAACCCTCGTAGATCCCAGCTTAAGCGCAACAAATAAATTCTGCTGAAATATCTCGTATCTCGCAACACGTCAAGAAACACTttgaaatgcataaaaatgcaattgctCTAGGCCATTTATTTCGCCCGAGGGAGTGAAAAGCAGGGATACTCATACGGAGTAGTGAGTGGAAGTTGGGGGAGATAACCCCATGTCGGGAGTGGGAAAGCGACAACTGGCATAAAAGTTTCGGGCACAAACTGCCGCTAAAGACGGAACCTGTGCCTCTGTTGCTGTATTCCAGtcgttttttatatttatacatggTACTTTTGGCAGTTTTGCTGTATTCCAGTCgttttttataattacacATGGTACTTTTGGCATAAAAGGGTATATCGCATTCtttcatttatgtattatGCTATTTTTGGccttattaatatttttttccagAAATCAATCATTTCGAAAGGAATAATACTTATGTAAAACAAAAGTATTACTCATACTAaacgatttttaaattattttaatagtCTAAGAACCTCTGCTAAGCTAAATTGCTGGATATCAAATAGTCGCAACACACAACTCTGCAtttttactgttttttttcGGCCGCCTAACTGCAGCGAAGCATGAAACGAAAACAGTGCGAAGGAAATGACAAAAGGAGGGGGAGGAATAAAGGGGATAGAGACATGGCAGGGGGAAACAGTAGTTGGGGGGAGGAGTGTGTGGGAGGGTTAACCGATCTGCGTcctgttattattatttattacgtTTCCTGCTGGCTTCCTacctctccctctctctctttcgcacgGGCTTTGACTTGCGGCCAGACAAAATGCTGCCGCCAACCGCCAGATGGCGTCTTGGCCGTTTATCGTGTGCGTGCGAACGGGCAGTAAAGTGAGTGAGCGAGATGACAGAAGGTGgataaaaaacaatagaaaagGACATTCTATGTTGACATGCACTTTCAGAGTGTTCTTGTGTGCGGGTGCTGTTTATGCTCAATTAAACAGGATATTCCAACAATTTCAAAACACTCCACAGCCCGGACATTCAGATCTGCTGATAAGCAACGCTTAAGCTTGTTTAtaattatatgtacatttgtacGAGGAAATTTGTCTAGACAGTCAAAACAACAAATAGAATTAATGGCAATGCAGTTTCGAGCAGGATACACACGAAGAAACGTAATATTATTCAGTTATTGTTACTACAGACGGTTTAATACCACAGCGTTATATTTAACACTATGAAACTACTAAATTTCTTCAACTTTTCAGTGCGCTCATTTCCCCTACTGAGGCACCTGCAATCAGCGATTTAGATTCAATAACCTCGGGCatcataatttttcaatttgcgcCTCCAATTTCCACGTCGGAAAGGCGGCAGACGGACAACGAGGGAAATCGCAAACTCCTAACGAAGTCAATTTGTCATCCGGACGCCATGCTAATGGACTTCTGGTGGGGATTGGGACTCCTCCTGCTTACAACATGCCCCCtggttattttaaaattaacttttaataTTCCGATCTAACGATCTATCATGCCGTGTTGTGGATTTTGGTTCAAGTTGCTTAATTTCATGGCAATTTATTCGAGTTGGCCAAGTGGGAGAACGGAAAATGATGAGCCACATATTCGCCAGGCAATCAAAAGCAGGGTGATTAATGATCACATCTGACACGTGTTCAAAGAACAATACGGAAGGCCGCGAAAGATGAAGGGGGAGTAATGTTCGCTGGAGCATGAGAAGCATTCAGAAAAAATATGGAATTAATAGGTAAGAAGGTACTCGTAGCAAGCAACAATCTTAAAAGCATTCTTTCTCTAAACCTCTATAAATATGCTACAAAATGTCTTTGAATTTCTGGCTTACATTACAAACTTGTTTGTTAAGATATCTATTGGTTACCTATCATATACGAATTTATCTATATAAATATCTATCTTTATACATATTATGCAAATCCATTAAAATATAAGactgcatttttgttttcagtacAAAGGGGCAGGAAGCAGAAACCGCAAGACCCAAAGGTTTGTGCACGTGCGATGCGGATTCACAGTCGTCTCCCCTCATTTTATTCTGATGGATAATAATCTCCTGGGGCAGGTAGAGAGCGGAAATTGGTAAACGAGTTCAGAGTGCCACAAACCTCAAAGGATGTGCGGAAGGCGCCTAGTTTCAGGACGAGGGGATCGGCACAATCCGCACAAACATTCGAGTTGGGAGTGGGAAGAGCAAACAAAATCGAAACGAGATTTCCACTTCAAACAGGGcatttttatgaatttgtaATTACTCTCGAGGGACAAACAACTCTTGAAGATACGGATGGGATAGCTCCGAGTTGCGTTGGTTTGCCCAATGTTTGTTCATACCCCGTACTCTTGGGTTTGATGGAGTATGCTCTATGCACATTTCACATATAtctataattttaaaatgttgaaaaagTTTACACACTTCTAATTGCATAAGGTTACCAACTAGTTGTGTGATAGTTTATCTCTGATTATTCCTTTTAATTCAAAGGAGGTGTTATTTCAGTACAACACAACTACTGGGTATCTGTTAAGTCCGCATGTGGAGGCACTGCTTTCATCGCAACTCATGGCTGTCCTTTCCACTATATCATTCCATTTTATTGCACAATAT from Drosophila yakuba strain Tai18E2 chromosome 3L, Prin_Dyak_Tai18E2_2.1, whole genome shotgun sequence carries:
- the LOC6534410 gene encoding neurotactin; the protein is MGELEEKETPPTETSAAQQEALEEPKETDKMLDKKEESKEKTPSPQTSKPSSPNAGKKSSPVAEKKIENAESAQSKPGNGEEIIDIPAENGTKPEGAEDKKISKEEREVKPKKIPIGGLKLPGFFMKNKPKAEGDGAEGELLEKEKEEDKDKEANGDAATSSGKDEQKSRPGLGERLRSFFARKPSAEKEKKQLVNGDADAKSEATAEATPAEDASDAPPKRGLLNAIKLPIANMIPKKKSNDDVELGLGKAGLASMETLDDSLKDQDTVDRAPVKTNGTEDLKGELKDEKLAAEEKLAAEEEEQNRPVSLLTRLRGYKCSVDDALIVFGILLFVLLLGVIGYVLTHETLTSPPLREGRYILAVTGCGPVEGVKEDGAFAFRGIPYAKPPVDRLRWKPAELIDDINMCWNDTLPTHNSSVVCTQRLGNGTTVGDEDCLYLDVVTPHVRYNNPLPVVVLIGAESLAGPSPGILRPSARYSRSHDVIFVRPNFRLGVFGFLALDALTKEAHPPTSGNYALTDIIAVLNWIKLNIVHFGGDPKSVTLLGHRAGATLVTLLVNSQKVKGLYTRAWASSGSAILPGKPLSESGKLNEQLMATLECADIECLREASSERLWAATPDTWLHFPVDLPQPQEANASGSRHEWLVLDGDVVFEHPSDTWKREQGNDKPVLVMGATAHEAHTEKLRELHANWTREEVRAYLENSQIGALGLTDEVIEKYNASSYASLVSIISDIRSVCPLLTNARQQPSVPFYVVTQGEGADQLATVDADVQAILGRYEPHTVEQRRFVSAMQQLFYYYVSHGTVQSFVPNRRVINVGQDAQPEEDYLPCNYWISKDIVPRYARVD